One region of Lytechinus pictus isolate F3 Inbred chromosome 8, Lp3.0, whole genome shotgun sequence genomic DNA includes:
- the LOC129266118 gene encoding uncharacterized protein LOC129266118, translated as MSSFFWGTFLCFIFLHILGRNGVISQTIIRSNAGETAYLRCPFQTTPQELARVTWTKDGRDKIVNVTGCTGNAVTSCSISRSIPEKYAVDSAGRISSGFTLIISGVTLADDGIYDCKVVRRGGLDDITFRLAVTYVPTEIAVIDVEKDVEVSNRSTLYAVVKRPYTLNCTIPSPCNPPANITWSAPDLNAHISNQANHISASDSPLVTSSRTMTLTAFSVESMKMVRCTAMHYGLSAPLSISLTFDVGNLPESPSNSANWISSVTVSSFIVTWVQGASGGKPQTFTATYCEVFRPDECSEISGIISTRVRIGNLRPFTLYDITVKSHTVFGFSELNESVQKSTRPLSPSELGVEGVYSSQRGGSVDVQANSNSTTLPNGLCFHLIDQQLLNQADAAAQDCVSVGEYLIVPSGRSWKNMALVSYGNGVSSESSKITGSETVIGLPIIIGASVGGAVLLIMIIMIIMAIYCMRKGRSSMEVRANRQLPPQPQQTRHPPGRDQMDSVPGYEPPSYYGIKYQEVGDQPDRVSPVGDLYATHHSYQDAQHPPEGPSEIPLEARGNGLYYSRNIAMGNKKEVDERYGYMEPSRTGATN; from the exons ATGTCATCATTCTTTTGGGGAACGTTTCTGTGCTTCatatttcttcatattttag GGAGAAATGGAGTTATTTCTCAGACTATCATACGATCGAATGCCGGAGAGACAGCTTACCTTCGTTGTCCCTTCCAGACAACTCCACAGGAGCTGGCCAGGGTCACGTGGACTAAAGATGGACGCGATAAAATTGTGAACGTCACAGGCTGCACCGGTAACGCGGTAACCTCCTGCTCAATCTCGCGGTCTATTCCCGAGAAGTATGCGGTAGATTCAGCTGGCCGCATTTCGAGTGGTTTTACACTGATAATAAGTGGCGTAACTCTTGCAGATGATGGAATTTATGACTGTAAAGTGGTTAGGAGAGGTGGACTCGATGACATCACTTTCAGACTCGCCGTGACAT aTGTACCTACGGAGATCGCCGTCATTGACGTCGAAAAGGATGTCGAGGTTTCGAACAGGAGCACGTTGTACGCAGTCGTCAAGCGTCCTTACACGCTGAACTGCACCATTCCATCTCCATGCAACCCACCCGCCAATATCACCTGGTCCGCCCCTGATCTCAATGCTCACATTTCAAATCAAGCTAATCACATCAGCGCTTCTGATTCTCCATTAGTGACGTCATCAAGGACGATGACGCTTACCGCATTCTCGGTAGAGTCTATGAAGATGGTGCGGTGCACCgcaatgcattatggtctgTCGGCTCCGCTCAGCATAAGCTTAACTTTTGATGTTGGCA ATTTACCAGAAAGTCCCTCTAATTCCGCCAACTGGATTTCCTCTGTGACTGTGAGCTCGTTCATTGTCACGTGGGTGCAGGGTGCTTCCGGGGGGAAACCCCAAACCTTCACAGCGACCTACTGTGAGGTCTTCAGACCGGACGAGTGCTCGGAGATTTCCGGAATCATTTCGACTCGTGTCAGGATCGGCAACCTTCGGCCTTTTACGCTCTACGACATCACCGTGAAGAGTCACACTGTGTTTGGATTCAGCGAACTCAACGAGTCCGTACAAAAGTCAACACGAC CTCTGTCACCTTCGGAACTGG GAGTCGAAGGCGTTTACAGCAGCCAGCGCGGCGGGAGCGTGGATGTCCAAGCAAACAGCAACAGCACCACTCTCCCCAACGGACTCTGCTTTCATCTCATCGACCAGCAGCTACTCAATCAGGCCGACGCAGCGGCCCAGGACTGTGTCAGCGTCGGTGAATACCTGATTGTTCCAAGCGGACGGTCATGGAAAAATATGGCGCTTGTAAGCTATGGAAACGGTGTGTCCAGCGAATCTTCGAAGATTACAGGATCGGAAACGG TCATCGGTCTCCCTATCATCATTGGAGCCTCTGTTGGAGGCGCAGTCCTTCTcataatgatcataatgatcATAATGGCTATATACTGCATGAGAAAGG GTCGTTCTTCGATGGAAGTGAGAGCGAACCGTCAGCTACCCCCTCAGCCGCAACAAACTCGCCATCCACCAGGACGTGACCAAATGGACAGCGTACCTGGCTACGAACCACCG TCTTACTACGGGATTAAGTACCAGGAGGTGGGTGACCAACCAGACAGGGTTAGCCCCGTGGGTGACCTCTACGCTACCCATCACTCCTACCAAGACGCTCAACATCCACCGGAAGGACCATCGGAGATACCACTGGAGGCTCGGGGCAATGGCCTGTATTACAGCCGTAACATCGCCATGGGTAACAAGAAAGAGGTCGACGAAAGATACGGCTACATGGAACCATCTAGGACTGGTGCAACCAACTga